One genomic segment of Pandoraea sputorum includes these proteins:
- the ndk gene encoding nucleoside-diphosphate kinase: MAVERTLSIIKPDAVAKNVIGQIYSRFEAAGLKIAAAKLVHLSRAEAEQFYAVHKERPFFKDLVDFMISGPVMIQALEGENAIAKNRELMGATDPKKAEKGTIRADFADSIDANAVHGSDAAETAAVEVAFFFPGMNVYSR; encoded by the coding sequence ATGGCAGTCGAACGCACTTTGTCGATTATCAAGCCCGATGCCGTTGCTAAGAACGTGATCGGCCAGATTTACAGCCGCTTCGAAGCCGCCGGCCTGAAGATCGCCGCTGCCAAGCTGGTGCACCTGTCGCGCGCCGAGGCCGAGCAGTTCTACGCCGTTCACAAGGAGCGTCCGTTCTTCAAGGATCTGGTCGACTTCATGATCTCGGGTCCGGTGATGATCCAGGCTCTGGAAGGTGAAAACGCCATCGCGAAGAATCGCGAACTGATGGGCGCCACCGACCCGAAGAAGGCAGAAAAGGGCACGATCCGCGCCGACTTCGCCGACAGCATCGACGCCAACGCCGTGCACGGTTCGGACGCTGCTGAAACGGCCGCTGTTGAAGTGGCTTTCTTCTTCCCGGGCATGAACGTCTACTCGCGCTAA
- the hisS gene encoding histidine--tRNA ligase: MTDAKKNRLAKLAGVKGMNDILPQDEALWEFFEESVRAMLRAYGYQQIRTPILEQTQLFTRGIGEVTDIVEKEMYSFTDSLNGEQLTMRPEGTAAAVRATLEHNLLYGGPKRLWYFGPMFRHEKPQRGRYRQFHQVGVEALGLAGPDADVEIILMCQRLWDDLGLTGIHLQLNSLGQGEERARHRADLIAYLEKHVDLLDEDGKRRLYTNPLRVLDTKNPAMQEMVEGAPKLIDYLGEASIKHFEGVQSLLKANNIPFTINPRLVRGLDYYNLTVFEWVTDKLGAQGTVAGGGRYDPLIEQLGGDATPACGWAMGVERILELLREDDLVPQAEGADVYVVHQGESAVAPALIAAERMRDAGLNVVFHCSPDGNSSSFKSQMKRANASGANFAVIIGENEVASGTAEVKHLRAAEQTNNQTSVPFDGLAEYLIDAIVASADESVNESLADGGAGNETLH, translated from the coding sequence ATGACTGACGCAAAGAAGAATCGCCTCGCCAAACTGGCCGGGGTCAAAGGCATGAACGACATCCTCCCGCAGGACGAAGCCCTGTGGGAGTTTTTCGAGGAATCGGTGCGCGCCATGTTGCGCGCCTACGGCTATCAGCAGATCCGTACGCCGATCCTCGAGCAGACGCAACTGTTCACGCGCGGTATCGGTGAAGTGACGGACATCGTCGAGAAAGAGATGTACAGCTTCACTGACTCGCTTAATGGCGAACAACTCACGATGCGTCCGGAAGGCACGGCGGCAGCGGTTCGCGCAACGCTCGAACACAATCTGCTGTACGGTGGCCCGAAGCGTTTGTGGTACTTCGGCCCGATGTTCCGTCACGAGAAGCCGCAGCGCGGCCGCTATCGTCAGTTCCATCAGGTCGGCGTGGAAGCGCTCGGTCTGGCTGGCCCGGATGCCGACGTCGAAATCATTCTGATGTGCCAGCGCCTGTGGGACGATCTCGGTCTGACCGGAATCCATCTTCAGCTGAACTCGCTGGGGCAGGGCGAAGAGCGTGCGCGTCACCGTGCCGATCTGATTGCCTATCTCGAAAAGCACGTCGATCTGCTGGATGAAGACGGTAAGCGTCGCCTCTACACGAACCCGCTGCGCGTGCTCGATACGAAGAACCCGGCGATGCAGGAAATGGTCGAAGGTGCGCCGAAGCTCATCGACTATCTCGGCGAAGCGTCGATCAAGCACTTCGAGGGCGTGCAGTCGCTGCTCAAGGCGAACAACATCCCGTTCACGATCAATCCGCGTCTCGTGCGTGGTCTGGATTACTACAATCTGACCGTGTTCGAGTGGGTGACGGACAAGTTGGGTGCGCAGGGCACGGTCGCCGGTGGCGGTCGCTACGACCCGCTGATCGAGCAACTGGGTGGCGATGCTACGCCGGCGTGCGGCTGGGCAATGGGCGTCGAACGTATTCTCGAACTGCTGCGCGAAGATGATCTCGTGCCGCAGGCAGAAGGCGCTGACGTCTACGTTGTGCATCAGGGCGAATCGGCCGTGGCACCGGCGCTGATTGCGGCAGAGCGCATGCGCGATGCCGGTCTGAACGTCGTGTTCCATTGCAGTCCGGACGGAAACAGCAGCAGCTTCAAGTCGCAAATGAAGCGCGCGAACGCCAGTGGTGCCAACTTCGCCGTCATCATTGGTGAGAACGAAGTCGCCTCCGGTACTGCCGAAGTCAAGCATCTGCGTGCCGCCGAGCAGACGAATAACCAGACAAGCGTGCCGTTCGACGGCCTTGCCGAGTATCTGATCGACGCGATCGTCGCCAGTGCTGACGAGAGCGTGAACGAAAGCCTGGCCGATGGCGGCGCAGGCAACGAAACGCTTCATTAA
- the der gene encoding ribosome biogenesis GTPase Der, with protein sequence MKPVIALVGRPNVGKSTLFNRLTRSRDALVADMPGLTRDRHYGEGRVGDHPYLVIDTGGFEPVAKEGIFHEMAKQTRQAVVEADVVIYIVDGRQGLTPQDQIIADYLRKTGRKIMLVVNKAEGMKYSAVANDFYELGLGDPLAISAAHGDGVKEVIDEAIAPFYANPDENEDDDKHDGRVKIAIVGRPNVGKSTLVNTLLGEERVIAFDMPGTTRDSIHIDFERQGKNYTLIDTAGLRRRGKVFEAIEKFSVVKTLQSIADANVVILMLDARQDISDQDAHIAGFILESGRAVVVGVNKWDGLDEYTRDQAKQELERKLKFLGFANFHFISAAKATGIGPLMRSVDEAFAAAMTKLPTPKLTKALIEAVEHQQPRRAGFSRPKLRYAHQGGSNPPIIVIHGNSLDGVTDSYRRYLENRFRETFKLKGTPLRIEFRNSANPYAKGE encoded by the coding sequence ATGAAACCCGTGATCGCGCTCGTAGGGCGCCCCAACGTCGGCAAATCGACGCTATTCAACCGTTTGACCCGCTCGCGCGACGCACTCGTCGCCGATATGCCCGGGCTCACGCGCGACCGTCACTATGGCGAGGGGCGTGTTGGCGACCATCCGTATCTGGTGATCGATACCGGCGGCTTCGAACCCGTGGCCAAGGAAGGCATCTTCCACGAGATGGCCAAGCAGACGCGTCAGGCCGTGGTCGAGGCCGATGTGGTGATCTACATCGTGGACGGCCGTCAGGGCCTCACGCCGCAAGACCAGATCATCGCCGACTATCTGCGCAAGACGGGGCGCAAGATCATGCTCGTGGTCAACAAGGCCGAGGGCATGAAGTACTCCGCGGTCGCGAACGACTTTTACGAGCTCGGTCTGGGTGACCCGCTTGCGATTTCGGCCGCGCATGGCGACGGCGTGAAGGAAGTCATCGACGAAGCCATCGCGCCGTTCTATGCGAATCCTGACGAGAACGAAGACGACGATAAGCACGATGGCCGGGTGAAGATCGCCATTGTTGGGCGTCCGAACGTCGGGAAGTCGACGTTGGTCAACACGCTGCTGGGTGAGGAGCGCGTGATCGCGTTCGACATGCCGGGCACCACGCGCGATTCGATTCACATCGACTTCGAGCGTCAGGGCAAGAACTACACGCTGATCGATACGGCGGGTCTGCGCCGTCGGGGCAAAGTGTTCGAAGCGATCGAGAAGTTCTCGGTAGTGAAAACGCTGCAATCGATTGCCGATGCTAACGTCGTGATTCTCATGCTCGACGCGCGTCAGGATATTTCCGATCAGGACGCGCATATCGCCGGCTTTATTCTGGAGTCGGGCCGTGCGGTGGTCGTTGGCGTGAACAAGTGGGACGGGCTGGACGAATACACCCGCGATCAGGCGAAACAGGAATTGGAGAGAAAGCTCAAATTCCTCGGTTTTGCGAACTTCCACTTCATTTCTGCCGCGAAGGCGACGGGCATTGGTCCGTTGATGCGCTCGGTGGACGAAGCGTTCGCCGCAGCGATGACGAAGTTGCCGACGCCGAAGCTCACGAAGGCGTTGATCGAGGCCGTGGAGCACCAGCAGCCGCGGCGTGCGGGCTTCTCGCGCCCGAAACTGCGCTATGCCCACCAGGGCGGCTCGAATCCGCCGATCATCGTCATTCACGGGAACAGTCTGGATGGCGTGACCGATAGCTATCGCCGCTACCTTGAGAACCGTTTCCGCGAAACTTTTAAGTTGAAGGGCACTCCATTACGCATAGAGTTCCGCAACAGTGCGAACCCTTACGCCAAGGGCGAGTGA
- a CDS encoding tetratricopeptide repeat protein, with product MSSYHEEQEQIENVKAWWKQYGNYVIWTLVIIMLAYGGWNLWRYYERKQAVEAGVLYRELETAVDAKDKAKVARIASDMESKFSGTPYAQMTALLAAKTLADAGDTAGAKAQLQWAASNAKDDEYKQLAKLRLAGVLLDEKAYDEALKMLDNPPAPYAALFADRRGDVLVAQSKVADARTAYKLALEKLDKQDSGMRQFVQFKLDALGA from the coding sequence ATGAGCAGCTATCACGAGGAACAGGAACAGATCGAGAACGTAAAGGCCTGGTGGAAGCAGTACGGCAATTACGTTATCTGGACGCTCGTCATCATCATGCTTGCCTATGGCGGCTGGAACCTGTGGCGCTATTACGAGCGCAAGCAGGCGGTCGAAGCCGGCGTGCTGTACCGCGAACTGGAAACGGCTGTCGACGCGAAGGACAAGGCGAAGGTTGCCCGTATCGCGTCTGATATGGAAAGCAAGTTCAGCGGCACGCCGTATGCGCAGATGACCGCGTTGCTCGCCGCCAAAACGCTGGCCGATGCCGGTGATACGGCCGGTGCGAAGGCGCAACTGCAATGGGCTGCGTCGAACGCCAAGGACGACGAGTACAAGCAACTGGCCAAGCTGCGTCTGGCGGGTGTGCTGCTCGACGAGAAGGCCTACGACGAAGCGCTCAAGATGCTCGACAACCCACCGGCGCCGTACGCTGCGTTGTTTGCCGATCGCCGGGGCGATGTACTCGTCGCCCAGAGCAAGGTGGCCGACGCACGGACCGCTTACAAGCTGGCGCTCGAAAAGCTCGATAAGCAGGATTCGGGCATGCGCCAGTTCGTGCAGTTCAAGCTCGACGCGCTGGGGGCCTGA
- a CDS encoding Bax inhibitor-1/YccA family protein, producing MNQDFQRFGYGGTGGVATAQVRNKVLRNTYWLLALSMLPTIAGAWLGVTYGFALFAGSPMVSVILFLAIAFGFMFAIERFKNSGVGVALLLGFTFFMGLMLTRLLSFVLGFSNGASLIMLAFGGTAVIFTVMATVATVSKRDFSGLGKWLFMGVIVILLASIANIWLHLPALMLTVSVLAIAIFSAYILFDVQRVVNGGETNYVTATLAIYLDLYNIFTNLLAILGVFGGNRN from the coding sequence ATGAACCAGGATTTCCAACGCTTCGGCTACGGCGGAACGGGGGGCGTCGCGACCGCACAGGTGCGCAACAAGGTGCTGCGTAATACGTATTGGCTGCTCGCACTGTCGATGCTGCCGACGATTGCGGGCGCCTGGCTGGGTGTGACTTACGGCTTCGCGCTGTTCGCGGGCAGCCCGATGGTCAGCGTGATCCTGTTCCTCGCGATTGCTTTTGGCTTCATGTTCGCGATCGAGCGCTTCAAGAATAGCGGCGTCGGTGTGGCACTGCTGCTGGGCTTCACGTTCTTCATGGGCCTGATGCTCACGCGTCTGCTGAGCTTCGTATTGGGCTTTTCGAACGGCGCATCGCTCATCATGCTGGCGTTCGGCGGCACGGCCGTGATCTTTACCGTGATGGCAACGGTGGCCACGGTCAGCAAGCGCGATTTCAGCGGCCTGGGCAAGTGGCTGTTCATGGGCGTGATCGTGATCCTGCTCGCCTCGATCGCCAACATCTGGCTGCATCTTCCGGCACTGATGCTGACGGTTTCGGTTCTCGCCATCGCAATCTTCTCGGCGTACATCCTGTTCGATGTGCAGCGCGTGGTGAATGGCGGCGAAACGAACTACGTCACCGCGACGCTCGCGATCTACCTCGATCTTTACAACATCTTCACCAACCTGCTCGCCATCCTCGGCGTGTTCGGCGGCAACCGCAACTAA
- the hflX gene encoding GTPase HflX, protein MTINAALVGIDFGKLDFEASLQELDLLTQSAGAKPVVTITGRRHSPDAKLFIGSGKAEELRDAIAEYDVELVIFNHALTPGQQRNLEHLLQRRVVDRTSLILDIFAQRAKSHEGKLQVELAQLQYLSTRLVRAWTHLERQKGGIGLRGPGETQLETDRRLLGERVKSLKVRLEKLQRQHDTQRRARQRSGTMSISLVGYTNAGKSTLFNSMTKANAYAADQLFATLDTTSRRVYLGDVGNIVLSDTVGFIRELPHQLVAAFRATLEETVHADMLLHVVDASSQVRKEQMAEVNAVLAEIDAADIPQILVWNKIDAVPELAAQGPRIERDEAGRITRVFLSARTGQGLDLLREAISEAVVAGTGGLQSQLEAPDVRLIDRWDDVPRAEDR, encoded by the coding sequence TTGACCATCAACGCCGCGCTCGTCGGCATCGATTTCGGTAAACTCGATTTCGAAGCCAGTCTCCAGGAACTCGACCTTCTGACGCAATCCGCAGGCGCCAAGCCTGTCGTGACCATTACCGGCCGTCGCCACAGCCCGGACGCCAAGCTGTTTATCGGCAGCGGCAAGGCTGAAGAATTGCGCGACGCTATTGCCGAGTACGACGTCGAACTGGTCATTTTCAATCACGCACTGACTCCGGGTCAGCAGCGTAACCTCGAACACCTGCTGCAACGCCGCGTGGTGGACCGTACCAGCCTGATCCTCGACATCTTCGCCCAACGCGCGAAGAGTCACGAAGGCAAGCTGCAGGTCGAGCTGGCACAGTTGCAGTACCTGTCCACGCGCCTCGTGCGCGCCTGGACTCACCTTGAACGTCAGAAGGGTGGTATCGGTTTGCGTGGTCCGGGTGAAACGCAGTTGGAGACCGACCGTCGTTTGCTGGGCGAGCGTGTGAAGTCTCTCAAAGTGCGGCTCGAGAAATTGCAGCGTCAGCACGATACGCAGCGTCGTGCGCGTCAGCGTAGCGGGACGATGTCGATCTCGCTCGTCGGCTATACCAACGCGGGCAAATCCACGCTGTTCAATTCGATGACGAAGGCCAACGCCTACGCCGCCGATCAGCTGTTTGCAACGCTCGATACGACCTCGCGTCGCGTTTATCTTGGCGATGTCGGGAACATCGTGCTGTCTGATACTGTCGGATTCATCCGCGAGTTGCCTCACCAGTTGGTGGCGGCATTCCGGGCGACGCTTGAGGAGACGGTGCACGCCGACATGCTGCTGCATGTGGTGGACGCGTCGAGTCAGGTGCGCAAGGAGCAGATGGCCGAGGTCAACGCCGTGCTGGCGGAGATCGACGCGGCCGACATCCCGCAGATTCTCGTCTGGAACAAGATCGACGCGGTGCCGGAACTGGCTGCACAAGGGCCGAGAATCGAACGGGACGAGGCCGGGCGCATTACGCGAGTCTTTTTGAGCGCGCGCACCGGTCAGGGCCTCGATCTGCTGCGTGAGGCCATCAGCGAGGCGGTTGTGGCTGGCACTGGTGGGTTACAATCGCAGCTCGAAGCGCCCGATGTCCGGCTCATCGACCGTTGGGACGATGTGCCGCGCGCAGAAGACAGATAA
- the bamB gene encoding outer membrane protein assembly factor BamB — MVSPRRGIFKRASTAVLTLAVLGTLGGCGLFGSKPAHEPTPLTEIKQALTVKQMWTASVGKAGAYSFAPVAVGNAVFAAGANGSVVRVDAETGASTWSAKADTNITAGPGSDGETTVVATHKGDVIAFDHDGKQSWKANAGSEVLTAPLVGRGLVVVRAINNRVTAFDSGTGSVRWSYSQPATSLTLRTGTGMAFVGDRSVITGFPGGKLVALDANTGNPQWITPLSYPKGVTEVERVNDVTGSPVVFGRQVCGATFQGRVGCADVQTGNGLWARDFSSPNGVSQDERVVAAVNTDGAVYAFNAADGSTLWQNDKLKYRDLSAPLALGRVVVVGDKQGYLHFLSRDNGEFLARVKLSGAISAQPVIAGQTLVVQTRDGNIYGFRPE, encoded by the coding sequence ATGGTTTCGCCGCGCCGTGGCATTTTCAAGCGCGCGAGCACCGCTGTGCTGACGCTGGCAGTGTTGGGCACGCTGGGTGGTTGCGGGCTGTTCGGCAGCAAGCCGGCGCACGAGCCCACGCCGCTCACGGAGATCAAGCAGGCGCTGACCGTCAAGCAGATGTGGACGGCGAGCGTTGGCAAGGCCGGCGCTTACAGCTTTGCGCCGGTTGCCGTGGGCAATGCCGTGTTTGCGGCTGGCGCGAATGGCAGCGTCGTGCGCGTGGATGCGGAAACGGGAGCGTCGACCTGGTCGGCCAAGGCAGATACGAACATCACCGCAGGTCCGGGCAGCGACGGCGAGACGACGGTGGTCGCCACGCATAAGGGCGATGTGATTGCCTTCGATCACGACGGCAAGCAGTCGTGGAAGGCGAACGCCGGCAGCGAAGTGCTGACGGCACCGCTGGTGGGACGTGGCCTGGTGGTGGTGCGTGCTATCAACAACCGTGTGACCGCGTTCGATTCGGGCACGGGTTCGGTGCGCTGGTCGTACTCGCAACCGGCAACGTCGCTTACGCTGCGTACCGGCACCGGCATGGCGTTCGTGGGTGACCGTTCGGTCATTACGGGCTTCCCGGGTGGCAAACTGGTGGCACTCGACGCCAATACCGGCAATCCGCAGTGGATCACGCCGTTGTCGTACCCGAAGGGTGTGACGGAAGTCGAGCGTGTGAATGACGTCACGGGCTCGCCGGTCGTGTTCGGTCGTCAGGTGTGTGGCGCGACGTTCCAGGGCCGCGTGGGTTGCGCCGACGTGCAGACCGGCAACGGTCTGTGGGCGCGCGATTTTTCGTCGCCGAACGGTGTGTCGCAGGACGAGCGTGTCGTGGCTGCGGTCAATACCGATGGCGCCGTGTACGCGTTCAACGCTGCCGATGGCAGTACACTGTGGCAGAACGACAAGCTCAAGTACCGCGACCTGTCGGCGCCCCTGGCGCTCGGCCGTGTGGTGGTCGTGGGCGACAAGCAGGGCTATCTGCATTTCCTGTCTCGCGACAACGGCGAGTTCCTCGCCCGCGTCAAGCTGAGCGGAGCCATCAGCGCGCAGCCGGTCATCGCCGGTCAGACGCTGGTTGTGCAAACCCGCGACGGCAACATTTATGGCTTCCGTCCGGAATAA
- the ispG gene encoding flavodoxin-dependent (E)-4-hydroxy-3-methylbut-2-enyl-diphosphate synthase: MASVECMPIIGGPAPRRQSRKVGIRWGGQLVTVGGDSPIRVQSMTNTDTADVIGTAIQVKELAQAGSELVRITVNTPEAAAAVPHIREQLDRMGVMVPLVGDFHYNGHKLLADYPECAETLSKYRINPGNVGQGAKRDTQFAQMIEMAIKYDKPVRIGVNWGSLDQSLLARIMDENAARATPWDAQSVMYEALITSALESAELAQRVGLAADKILLSCKVSAVQDLIAVYRELAKRCDYALHLGLTEAGMGSKGIVASTAALSVLLQEGIGDTIRISLTPEPGGARTGEVVVAQEILQTMGLRAFAPMVIACPGCGRTTSTVFQELASNIQTYLREQMPVWKAQYPGVENMNVAVMGCIVNGPGESKHANIGISLPGSGESPAAPVFVDGEKVRTLRGDHIAEEFQQIVDDYVKTHYGQAEGAVAA, encoded by the coding sequence ATGGCTTCTGTAGAATGCATGCCGATCATCGGTGGTCCGGCACCCCGCCGTCAGTCCCGCAAAGTCGGGATTCGTTGGGGCGGTCAACTGGTGACGGTTGGCGGCGATTCGCCGATTCGCGTGCAATCGATGACCAACACCGACACGGCGGACGTGATCGGCACGGCCATTCAGGTCAAGGAGCTGGCGCAGGCCGGCTCAGAACTCGTGCGGATCACGGTGAACACGCCGGAAGCGGCCGCTGCCGTGCCACATATCCGTGAGCAACTCGATCGCATGGGTGTGATGGTGCCGCTGGTGGGCGACTTCCATTACAACGGCCACAAGCTGCTCGCTGACTATCCGGAGTGCGCTGAGACGCTGTCGAAGTACCGCATCAACCCGGGCAACGTCGGGCAGGGCGCCAAGCGCGATACGCAGTTCGCGCAAATGATCGAGATGGCGATCAAGTACGACAAGCCGGTGCGTATCGGTGTGAACTGGGGCAGCCTGGATCAGTCGTTGCTCGCTCGCATCATGGACGAAAACGCCGCACGTGCCACGCCGTGGGACGCGCAGAGCGTGATGTACGAAGCGCTGATCACTTCGGCGCTCGAATCGGCCGAACTGGCGCAGCGCGTGGGTCTCGCGGCCGACAAGATTCTGCTGTCGTGCAAGGTCAGCGCCGTGCAGGACCTGATCGCGGTGTACCGCGAACTGGCCAAGCGTTGCGACTATGCACTGCACCTCGGGTTGACTGAGGCAGGCATGGGCTCGAAGGGTATCGTCGCCTCGACGGCCGCGCTGTCGGTGCTGCTGCAAGAAGGCATCGGCGACACGATCCGTATTTCGCTGACGCCGGAACCCGGCGGCGCGCGTACGGGCGAAGTCGTCGTGGCGCAAGAAATCCTGCAGACGATGGGCCTGCGTGCGTTCGCGCCGATGGTGATTGCCTGCCCGGGCTGCGGCCGTACGACGAGCACGGTGTTCCAGGAACTGGCATCGAATATTCAGACATACCTGCGTGAACAAATGCCGGTGTGGAAGGCTCAATATCCGGGCGTCGAGAACATGAACGTCGCGGTCATGGGTTGCATCGTGAATGGTCCCGGCGAATCGAAGCATGCGAACATCGGCATCAGCTTGCCGGGTTCGGGCGAATCGCCGGCTGCGCCGGTTTTCGTCGACGGCGAAAAGGTGCGCACGCTGCGTGGCGATCACATTGCTGAGGAATTCCAGCAGATCGTCGACGATTATGTGAAGACGCATTACGGTCAGGCGGAAGGTGCAGTGGCCGCCTAA
- the hfq gene encoding RNA chaperone Hfq, producing MSNKGQLLQDPFLNALRKEHVPVSIYLVNGIKLQGNIESFDQYVVLLRNTVTQMVYKHAISTVVPARPVNFHPEAEQS from the coding sequence ATGAGCAACAAAGGGCAACTTCTACAAGACCCGTTTCTGAACGCCTTGCGTAAGGAGCATGTTCCCGTCTCGATCTATTTGGTCAACGGTATCAAGCTGCAGGGAAACATCGAGTCGTTCGACCAGTATGTCGTCCTGCTGCGCAACACGGTCACCCAAATGGTTTACAAGCATGCCATTTCGACGGTCGTACCTGCGCGTCCGGTGAATTTCCATCCGGAAGCCGAGCAGTCCTGA
- a CDS encoding helix-turn-helix domain-containing protein — MDNQNQADAGGQSGAQGQGLPQGAPAGWAELGAQVGAQLAALREKRGMSIEDVSARLKVSVQKLKRLEAGEWDALPEMPFIQGVVRSYARMVGGDPEPMIESLRRVSGTAPVPIDIPQPQSGQPSIPKSPVRFRSPVAASQAKWPWALAALVVIAGAAWYFGNGHKAGRGSIEAADLASGASAQGAADAAEPASQPVVADANGTPPGAEGGAATNVANATNNGNTESTVNNASASAAAAGPGLIAAVDPTHVVAGIASAAAATSVAAPAASAETKASSAGAPGNGKIALHLKADSWVEVRSKDGKVLFSQLMRAGAEQEITGDAPLKIVVGNVAGVESLEFNGQPVEIKSRNAGNVARLTLQ, encoded by the coding sequence ATGGATAACCAGAATCAGGCGGATGCGGGCGGGCAATCCGGGGCTCAAGGCCAGGGCTTGCCGCAGGGAGCACCTGCCGGATGGGCTGAGCTGGGTGCGCAAGTGGGTGCGCAACTGGCCGCTTTGCGTGAGAAACGTGGCATGTCCATCGAGGACGTGTCGGCGCGTTTGAAGGTCTCGGTGCAGAAGCTCAAGCGTCTCGAAGCCGGCGAGTGGGATGCCTTGCCTGAAATGCCGTTTATTCAGGGTGTGGTGCGTAGCTACGCGCGCATGGTCGGGGGTGACCCCGAGCCGATGATTGAATCGCTGCGTCGCGTGAGCGGCACGGCGCCGGTCCCGATCGATATTCCGCAACCGCAGTCTGGGCAGCCGAGCATTCCGAAGAGCCCGGTGCGTTTCCGTTCGCCGGTCGCAGCGTCTCAGGCCAAGTGGCCCTGGGCACTGGCTGCGCTGGTTGTGATCGCGGGGGCTGCATGGTACTTCGGCAATGGCCACAAGGCCGGGCGCGGGAGCATCGAGGCGGCTGACCTGGCAAGCGGTGCGTCGGCGCAAGGAGCGGCAGATGCTGCTGAGCCGGCAAGCCAGCCGGTGGTCGCCGACGCCAACGGCACGCCGCCGGGGGCAGAAGGCGGTGCCGCCACGAACGTCGCCAATGCGACGAACAACGGGAATACGGAAAGCACGGTCAATAACGCATCGGCCAGTGCGGCGGCGGCAGGCCCGGGTCTGATCGCAGCGGTCGATCCGACGCACGTGGTCGCCGGGATCGCGAGCGCTGCGGCCGCGACGAGCGTGGCCGCACCCGCGGCGTCGGCCGAGACAAAGGCGTCGAGCGCCGGTGCGCCGGGTAATGGCAAGATTGCGTTGCATCTGAAGGCGGACAGCTGGGTGGAAGTGCGTTCGAAGGACGGCAAGGTGCTGTTCTCCCAACTGATGCGTGCGGGTGCCGAACAGGAAATTACGGGCGATGCGCCGCTCAAGATCGTTGTGGGTAACGTCGCGGGCGTCGAGTCGCTGGAATTCAACGGTCAACCGGTCGAGATCAAGTCCCGCAATGCGGGCAACGTGGCGCGTCTGACGCTCCAGTAA
- the rlmN gene encoding 23S rRNA (adenine(2503)-C(2))-methyltransferase RlmN, whose amino-acid sequence MTNLTNLLDYDPDGLAAYCGTLGEKPFRARQLQRWIHQMGAADFDGMTDLAKSLREKLKTRAHIAAPAAITDHLSADGTRKWLLDVGNGNAVETVYIPEETRGTLCVSSQAGCAVNCRFCSTGKQGFSRNLSLGEIIGQLWMAEFALRRDLGREGKNERVITNVVMMGMGEPLLNFDNVVGAMRLMLDDNAYGLSRRRVTLSTSGVVPMMDRLGQELPVALAVSLHAPNDALRDVLVPLNKKYPLRELMGACERYLEVAPRDFITFEYCMLDGVNDTEAHARELVALTRDVPCKFNLIPFNPFPESGLLRSKDPQIKRFAQILLDAGLVTTVRKTRGDDIDAACGQLAGEVQDRTRLAQRGKFGKIAVEVRSV is encoded by the coding sequence ATGACCAACCTTACGAATCTGCTTGATTACGATCCGGACGGTCTGGCCGCCTATTGCGGCACGCTCGGTGAAAAACCGTTCCGTGCTCGCCAGCTCCAGCGTTGGATCCACCAGATGGGCGCCGCCGATTTCGATGGCATGACCGATCTGGCCAAGTCGCTGCGCGAGAAGTTGAAAACGCGCGCGCACATCGCCGCGCCTGCCGCAATCACCGACCATCTGTCGGCGGACGGTACGCGCAAATGGTTGCTGGATGTGGGCAACGGCAATGCCGTCGAGACCGTCTACATCCCTGAGGAGACGCGTGGCACGCTTTGCGTTTCATCGCAAGCGGGCTGCGCTGTCAATTGCCGGTTCTGTTCGACCGGCAAGCAGGGTTTCTCGCGCAATCTGTCGCTTGGCGAAATCATCGGTCAGTTGTGGATGGCCGAGTTCGCATTGCGCCGCGATCTGGGGCGCGAAGGTAAGAACGAGCGCGTGATCACCAACGTGGTGATGATGGGCATGGGCGAGCCGCTGCTCAATTTCGACAATGTGGTCGGCGCCATGCGCCTGATGCTCGACGACAACGCCTACGGGTTGTCGCGTCGCCGCGTGACCTTGTCGACGTCCGGCGTTGTGCCGATGATGGATCGCCTGGGTCAGGAACTGCCTGTGGCGCTTGCCGTCTCGCTGCACGCGCCGAACGATGCGCTGCGCGATGTGCTCGTGCCGCTCAACAAAAAATATCCGTTACGCGAACTGATGGGCGCGTGCGAGCGTTACCTGGAAGTGGCGCCGCGCGATTTCATCACGTTCGAGTACTGCATGCTCGACGGTGTGAATGACACCGAAGCGCATGCGCGCGAGCTTGTCGCACTCACGCGCGACGTGCCGTGCAAATTCAATCTGATCCCTTTCAATCCGTTCCCCGAATCCGGTCTGCTTCGCTCGAAGGATCCGCAAATCAAGCGATTTGCGCAGATTTTGCTCGACGCAGGCCTCGTCACGACGGTGCGCAAGACGCGCGGTGACGACATCGACGCCGCCTGTGGTCAGCTGGCCGGCGAAGTGCAGGATCGTACGCGGCTTGCACAGCGCGGCAAATTCGGGAAAATCGCGGTCGAGGTGCGTAGCGTATGA